One genomic window of Azospirillum thermophilum includes the following:
- a CDS encoding NADH-quinone oxidoreductase subunit B family protein — protein MFKHILRSLAGGPVTESAPPASDAALAELGGRLGAAAQRRLGRSLAIREVDAGSCNGCELELHALSNPLYDLERFGIRFVASPRHADVLLVTGPVTKNMAEALRRSWDATPDPKWLVACGACAVDGGVFAGSYACVGPVEAVLPVDLRIPGCPPRPAEILAGLLALLETSAAPVSGRAG, from the coding sequence ATGTTCAAGCATATCCTGCGCTCGCTCGCCGGCGGACCGGTCACCGAGTCGGCCCCGCCGGCGTCCGATGCGGCGCTCGCCGAGCTGGGCGGGCGGCTGGGGGCGGCGGCGCAGCGGCGGCTGGGGCGCAGTCTGGCGATCCGCGAGGTCGATGCCGGCTCCTGCAACGGCTGCGAACTGGAACTGCACGCGCTGAGCAACCCGCTCTACGATCTGGAGCGGTTCGGCATCCGCTTCGTCGCCTCGCCCCGCCATGCCGACGTGCTGCTGGTCACCGGTCCGGTCACGAAGAACATGGCGGAGGCCCTGCGCCGGAGCTGGGACGCGACGCCGGACCCGAAATGGCTGGTGGCCTGCGGCGCCTGCGCCGTCGACGGCGGCGTGTTCGCCGGATCCTACGCCTGCGTCGGCCCGGTGGAGGCCGTTCTTCCCGTCGACCTGCGGATCCCCGGCTGCCCGCCGCGGCCGGCCGAGATCCTGGCCGGTCTGCTCGCCCTGCTGGAAACCAGCGCCGCTCCCGTATCGGGCCGGGCGGGTTAA
- a CDS encoding nickel-dependent hydrogenase large subunit, whose protein sequence is MAEERSLRQVLERIGAPVADHRPWPRHTVDRAGWLSLAGMLRERPDWGLLGLWGEPDRVHAALRDEGDGEAGGAVAVVSLPCPDGRFPSLSAARPAAIRLERAAHDLFGLVAEGLEDTRPWLDHGRWEVARPLAAEPGPGQPPRPYPFLTSEGEGLHQIPVGPVHAGIIEPGHFRFTANGETVVRLEERLGYVHKGIEGLMRGRPAGEAARLAARISGDSTVAHSLAFARAVEAALDVEIPERAVWLRALMAELERLANHLGDIGAICNDAAFAFLLAELGRLREAVLRAADACFGHRLMMDRVVPGGVRQDLAPGGVETLRALVAELRRRVPPLVAVYDGKTSLQDRTVGTGIVGPELARRFGAGGHVGRASGRGLDARRSPGYPPYHRLEFQVPVLTEGDVNARVWIRIREVEQSLSLVEQILDRMPGPPQGLDGSAPVPLAALPDGRGGEGMALVESFRGEILTWVRVAPDGTVDRCHVRDPSWFQWPLLEAAIEGNIVADFPLCNKSFNCSYSGHDL, encoded by the coding sequence ATGGCGGAGGAGCGGTCGCTGCGGCAGGTGCTGGAGCGGATCGGCGCGCCGGTGGCGGACCATCGCCCCTGGCCGCGCCACACCGTCGACCGTGCCGGCTGGCTGTCGCTGGCCGGGATGCTGCGCGAGCGGCCGGACTGGGGCCTGCTCGGCCTGTGGGGGGAGCCGGACCGCGTCCATGCGGCGCTGCGCGACGAGGGGGACGGCGAGGCCGGCGGTGCGGTGGCGGTGGTGAGCCTGCCCTGCCCGGACGGCCGCTTTCCCAGCCTGTCCGCCGCCCGCCCCGCCGCGATCCGGCTGGAGCGCGCGGCGCACGACCTGTTCGGGCTGGTGGCGGAGGGGCTGGAGGATACCCGCCCCTGGCTCGACCACGGACGGTGGGAGGTTGCGCGCCCGCTGGCGGCGGAGCCGGGACCGGGGCAGCCACCGCGGCCCTATCCCTTCCTGACCAGCGAGGGCGAGGGGTTGCACCAGATTCCCGTCGGCCCGGTGCATGCCGGCATCATCGAGCCCGGCCATTTCCGCTTCACCGCCAACGGCGAGACGGTGGTCCGGCTGGAGGAGCGGCTGGGCTATGTCCACAAGGGGATCGAGGGGCTGATGCGCGGCCGGCCGGCCGGCGAGGCGGCGAGGCTGGCGGCCCGCATCTCCGGCGACAGCACGGTGGCGCATTCGCTGGCCTTCGCCCGCGCGGTGGAGGCGGCGCTGGATGTCGAGATTCCGGAGCGCGCGGTCTGGCTGCGCGCGCTGATGGCTGAGCTGGAGCGGCTGGCCAACCATCTCGGCGACATCGGCGCGATCTGCAACGACGCTGCCTTCGCCTTCCTGCTGGCCGAGCTGGGGCGGCTGCGCGAGGCGGTGCTGCGGGCGGCCGACGCCTGCTTCGGCCACCGGCTGATGATGGACCGGGTGGTGCCCGGCGGGGTGCGGCAGGATCTGGCGCCGGGCGGGGTGGAGACGCTGCGGGCGCTGGTCGCCGAGCTGCGCCGCCGCGTCCCGCCGCTGGTCGCGGTCTATGACGGCAAGACCTCGCTGCAGGACCGCACCGTCGGCACCGGCATCGTCGGTCCGGAGCTTGCCCGCCGCTTCGGGGCCGGCGGCCATGTCGGGCGGGCGTCCGGCCGCGGGCTCGACGCCCGGCGGTCGCCCGGCTATCCGCCCTACCACCGGCTGGAGTTCCAGGTCCCCGTGCTGACCGAGGGCGACGTGAACGCGCGGGTGTGGATCCGCATCCGCGAGGTCGAGCAGTCGTTGTCGCTGGTCGAACAGATCCTGGACCGCATGCCGGGACCGCCGCAGGGGCTCGACGGCAGCGCGCCGGTGCCGCTCGCCGCGCTGCCGGACGGGCGGGGCGGGGAGGGGATGGCGCTGGTCGAGAGCTTCCGCGGCGAGATCCTGACCTGGGTCCGCGTGGCGCCGGACGGAACCGTCGACCGCTGCCACGTCCGCGACCCGTCCTGGTTCCAGTGGCCGCTGCTGGAGGCGGCGATCGAGGGCAACATCGTCGCCGACTTCCCGCTGTGCAACAAGTCCTTCAACTGCTCCTACTCCGGGCACGACCTCTAG
- a CDS encoding hydrogenase 4 subunit F — protein MTALTVIVATPLLSAALLALVPGWRISAWINVACCAVTFAASLALFGAEPSAGAYFIVDSFNITLIALTAFVGLTTSVFSAGYIGHEVETGRLTPLKLRFYHAMYQAFLFTMLLALSANNLGVLWVAVEGATLTTVLMVSLYRTAESIEAAWKYFILCGVGIALALFGTILIYMAAQPVMGPGLPAMTWSALMEHVPKVSPDILNLAFVFLLIGYGTKVGLAPLHAWLPDAHAEGPTPISAVLSGLLLNVALYAVLRFKMLLAANGAAIAPGPLMMAMGLSSLLLAGLMLYRRRDIKRFFAYSSIEHMGIVTFAFGIGGPLGNFAGLLHMAMHSLTKSAIFFGVGHAVQVTGTQRLEGIRGLTVSHPALGWGLLLGVAAIAGLPPFGVFMSEFLLISSTFAREPLLALPLSLGVLVAFGALVLRMQQICFGAPAADGGRGHGSLAPLYAHLALVLLAGLWLPEPLVGWFRSVAALLG, from the coding sequence TTGACCGCCCTGACCGTCATCGTCGCGACGCCGCTGCTGTCCGCCGCGCTGCTGGCCCTGGTGCCGGGCTGGCGGATCAGCGCCTGGATCAACGTCGCCTGCTGTGCCGTGACCTTCGCCGCCTCGCTCGCCCTGTTCGGGGCCGAGCCGTCGGCCGGCGCCTATTTCATCGTCGACAGCTTCAACATCACGCTGATCGCGCTGACCGCCTTCGTCGGGCTGACCACCAGCGTGTTCTCCGCCGGGTACATCGGGCACGAGGTGGAGACCGGGCGGCTGACGCCGCTGAAGCTGCGCTTCTACCACGCCATGTACCAGGCCTTCCTGTTCACCATGCTGCTGGCGCTGTCCGCCAACAACCTGGGCGTCCTGTGGGTGGCGGTGGAGGGCGCGACGCTGACGACCGTGCTGATGGTCAGCCTCTACCGCACGGCGGAGAGCATCGAGGCGGCGTGGAAGTACTTCATCCTGTGCGGCGTGGGCATCGCGCTCGCCCTGTTCGGCACGATCCTCATCTATATGGCCGCCCAGCCGGTGATGGGGCCGGGGCTGCCGGCGATGACCTGGAGCGCGCTGATGGAGCATGTGCCGAAGGTCAGCCCGGACATCCTGAACCTGGCCTTCGTCTTCCTGCTGATCGGCTATGGCACCAAGGTCGGGCTGGCGCCGCTGCACGCCTGGCTGCCGGACGCCCATGCCGAGGGGCCGACGCCGATCTCCGCCGTGCTGTCGGGACTGCTGCTGAACGTGGCGCTCTACGCCGTGCTGCGCTTCAAGATGCTGCTGGCGGCCAACGGGGCGGCGATCGCACCGGGGCCGCTGATGATGGCGATGGGGCTGTCGTCGCTGCTGCTGGCCGGGCTGATGCTGTACCGGCGGCGCGACATCAAGCGCTTCTTCGCCTACAGCTCGATCGAGCATATGGGGATCGTCACCTTCGCCTTCGGGATCGGCGGGCCGCTCGGCAACTTCGCCGGGTTGCTGCACATGGCGATGCACAGCCTGACCAAGTCGGCGATCTTCTTCGGCGTCGGCCATGCCGTGCAGGTGACGGGGACGCAGCGGCTGGAGGGCATCCGCGGGCTGACGGTCAGCCATCCGGCGCTCGGCTGGGGTCTGCTGCTGGGGGTGGCCGCCATCGCCGGACTGCCGCCCTTCGGCGTCTTCATGAGCGAGTTCCTGCTGATCAGCAGCACCTTCGCGCGGGAGCCGCTGCTGGCCCTGCCGCTGTCGCTGGGAGTGCTGGTCGCCTTCGGCGCGCTGGTGCTGCGGATGCAGCAGATCTGCTTCGGCGCGCCGGCGGCGGACGGGGGGCGCGGGCATGGCTCGCTGGCGCCGCTCTACGCCCATCTGGCGCTGGTCCTGCTGGCCGGGCTGTGGCTGCCGGAGCCGCTGGTCGGCTGGTTCCGCAGCGTCGCGGCGCTGCTGGGCTAG
- a CDS encoding respiratory chain complex I subunit 1 family protein, with product MSMLAAILYQIVQMLLVLALAPLLTGWVRLVKARLLGRRGPSLLQPYRDLSRLLRKEVVLAHNASWLFRSVPYMMFTAIWLAAGLVPVFTTQLALAPTADLIALIALLGSARFFLALAGMDVGTAFGGIGSSREMMIAAFAEPAMLMMVFSVAILVRSTSLAEIADFMMSGTVGLRVSLALALIALVMVAVAENARIPIDNPATHLELTMVHEAMVLEYSGRHLALVEAASMLKLLLYVALIACVFVPWGLATGSHGSVPGGLVSFVAKMAVAGAALALFETSVAKMRVFRVGEFLGGALLLSLLGAIFLYVSRGCEWWTSAMTPRISWARWCC from the coding sequence ATGAGCATGCTCGCCGCCATCCTCTACCAGATCGTGCAGATGCTGCTGGTGCTGGCGCTCGCCCCGCTGCTGACCGGCTGGGTGCGGCTGGTCAAGGCGCGGCTGCTCGGCCGGCGCGGACCCTCGCTGCTGCAGCCCTACCGCGACCTGTCGCGCCTGCTGCGCAAGGAGGTGGTGCTGGCGCACAACGCCTCCTGGCTGTTCCGGTCGGTGCCCTACATGATGTTCACCGCCATCTGGCTGGCGGCCGGGCTGGTGCCGGTCTTCACCACGCAGCTCGCCCTCGCCCCCACCGCCGACCTGATCGCGCTGATCGCGCTGCTGGGCTCCGCCCGCTTCTTCCTGGCGCTCGCCGGCATGGACGTGGGGACGGCCTTCGGCGGGATCGGCTCGTCGCGCGAGATGATGATCGCCGCCTTCGCCGAACCGGCGATGCTGATGATGGTCTTCTCGGTCGCCATCCTGGTGCGTTCGACCTCGCTGGCGGAGATCGCCGACTTCATGATGTCCGGCACGGTGGGGCTGCGCGTGTCTCTGGCGCTCGCCCTCATCGCGCTGGTGATGGTGGCGGTCGCCGAGAACGCCCGCATCCCCATCGACAACCCCGCCACGCATCTGGAGCTGACCATGGTGCACGAGGCGATGGTGCTGGAGTATTCGGGGCGGCACCTGGCGCTGGTCGAGGCGGCGAGCATGCTGAAGCTGCTGCTCTATGTGGCGCTGATCGCCTGCGTCTTCGTGCCCTGGGGCCTGGCGACGGGCAGCCACGGCAGCGTGCCGGGCGGGCTGGTCAGCTTCGTTGCCAAGATGGCGGTCGCCGGCGCGGCGCTGGCCCTGTTCGAGACGTCGGTCGCCAAGATGCGGGTGTTCCGGGTCGGCGAGTTCCTCGGCGGGGCGCTGCTGCTCAGCCTGCTCGGCGCCATCTTCCTCTATGTGTCGCGGGGGTGTGAATGGTGGACATCGGCTATGACGCCGCGCATCTCCTGGGCGCGCTGGTGCTGCTGA
- the hyfB gene encoding hydrogenase 4 subunit B: protein MGINPAGFPALFLMTVPILILVALAAVGVAARRAPWISAAVYGGTGVVCGAAVLAAVLALAGRAPPQELLLPMGVPWIGLHLRLDALSAFFLLVVNFGGVTASLFGWGYERAHHGGHDAPPGPVLPLFPLFLAGMNLVLVAGDAFGFLVGWEAMSLASWLLVLSTHREPETPRAARLYLIMASFGAACLLLAFGLLAGPTGDYSFAAIRAHVPDDAEVALVVLLVLLGAGSKAGLVPLHVWLPLAHPAAPSHVSALMSGVMTKVAIYAMVRILFDLLGEPAWWWGGVMMAAGAVTAVMGVLYALMQDDVKRLLACSTIENIGAVVIALGLALVFKASHTPVIAALALSAGLLHVVNHSLFKTLLFYVAGAVLTATGTRDLNRLGGLIHRMPETAVLALVGASAISALPPLNGFVGEWLLFQAILNAPALPEWSLKIAIAVVGAAVALATALAAACFVRFYGTAFLGRPRSAEAGGAGEVGPAMRAGMAVPAVLCILLGVLPTPLLRLFEPAVRLMVEAGPFDDRAYQPWLWLSPTSAIGNSYNGLIMLVVIGLLSVLLVAAIHRRASDKLRRSIAWGCGFETPDPEGVAQYGASSFAQPIRRAFGGTVFHARDRVDMPEPGDLRPARLSVSWTDPAWALVFTPIGRTVDWLTQRVNGLQYMTIRRYLTLMFAALVLVLIVVAVTQR, encoded by the coding sequence ATGGGTATTAACCCCGCCGGGTTCCCCGCCTTGTTCCTGATGACAGTCCCGATCCTGATCCTTGTGGCCTTGGCAGCCGTCGGGGTTGCGGCACGCCGTGCGCCGTGGATTTCCGCCGCGGTCTATGGAGGAACCGGCGTGGTGTGCGGGGCCGCCGTCCTGGCCGCGGTCCTGGCGCTCGCCGGCCGCGCGCCGCCGCAGGAGCTGCTGCTGCCGATGGGGGTGCCGTGGATCGGGCTGCATCTGCGGCTGGATGCCCTGTCCGCCTTCTTCCTGCTGGTGGTGAATTTCGGCGGTGTCACCGCGAGTCTGTTCGGCTGGGGGTACGAGCGCGCCCATCACGGCGGCCACGACGCCCCGCCGGGGCCGGTGCTGCCGCTGTTCCCCCTGTTCCTGGCCGGGATGAACCTCGTCCTGGTGGCGGGGGACGCCTTCGGCTTCCTGGTCGGCTGGGAGGCGATGTCGCTGGCGTCGTGGCTGCTGGTGCTGTCCACCCATCGCGAGCCGGAGACGCCGCGGGCGGCGAGGCTCTACCTGATCATGGCGAGCTTCGGCGCCGCCTGCCTGCTGCTGGCCTTCGGGCTTCTCGCCGGGCCGACCGGCGACTACAGCTTCGCCGCGATCCGCGCCCATGTGCCGGACGACGCGGAGGTTGCGCTGGTCGTCCTGCTGGTCCTGCTGGGGGCGGGATCGAAGGCCGGGCTGGTCCCGCTGCATGTCTGGCTGCCGCTCGCCCATCCGGCGGCACCCAGCCATGTCTCGGCCCTGATGTCCGGGGTGATGACCAAGGTGGCGATCTACGCCATGGTGCGCATCCTGTTCGACCTGCTGGGCGAACCGGCCTGGTGGTGGGGCGGGGTGATGATGGCGGCCGGGGCGGTCACCGCCGTGATGGGCGTGCTCTACGCCCTGATGCAGGACGACGTGAAGCGGCTGCTCGCCTGCTCGACCATCGAGAACATCGGGGCGGTGGTGATCGCGCTGGGGCTGGCGCTGGTCTTCAAGGCCAGCCACACGCCGGTGATCGCGGCGCTCGCCCTGTCGGCCGGGCTGCTGCACGTCGTGAACCATTCGCTGTTCAAGACGCTGCTGTTCTATGTGGCGGGCGCCGTCCTGACGGCGACGGGGACGCGGGACCTGAACCGGCTGGGCGGGCTGATCCACCGGATGCCGGAGACGGCGGTGCTGGCGCTGGTCGGCGCCTCGGCCATCTCCGCGCTGCCGCCCCTGAACGGCTTCGTCGGCGAATGGCTGCTGTTCCAGGCCATCCTGAACGCGCCGGCCCTGCCGGAATGGTCGCTGAAGATCGCCATCGCCGTGGTCGGCGCCGCCGTGGCGCTCGCCACGGCACTGGCCGCCGCCTGCTTCGTGCGTTTCTACGGCACGGCCTTCCTCGGCCGTCCGCGTTCCGCCGAGGCCGGCGGGGCGGGGGAGGTCGGGCCGGCGATGCGCGCCGGGATGGCGGTGCCGGCGGTGCTGTGCATCCTGCTGGGCGTGCTGCCGACGCCGCTGCTGCGCCTGTTCGAGCCGGCCGTGCGGCTGATGGTGGAGGCCGGCCCCTTCGACGACCGGGCCTACCAGCCCTGGCTCTGGCTGTCGCCGACCTCGGCCATCGGCAATTCCTACAACGGCCTGATCATGCTGGTGGTGATCGGACTGCTGTCCGTCCTGCTGGTGGCGGCGATCCATCGCCGGGCGAGCGACAAGCTGCGCCGCTCCATCGCCTGGGGCTGCGGCTTCGAGACGCCGGACCCGGAGGGCGTGGCGCAGTACGGCGCCTCCAGCTTCGCCCAGCCGATCCGCCGCGCCTTCGGCGGCACCGTCTTCCATGCCCGCGACAGGGTCGACATGCCGGAGCCGGGCGATCTGCGGCCGGCGCGGCTGTCGGTCTCGTGGACCGACCCCGCCTGGGCGCTGGTCTTCACGCCGATCGGCCGGACGGTGGACTGGCTGACCCAGCGGGTGAACGGGCTGCAGTACATGACCATCCGCCGCTATCTGACGCTGATGTTCGCGGCGCTGGTCCTCGTCCTGATCGTCGTGGCGGTGACCCAGCGATGA